A portion of the Gammaproteobacteria bacterium genome contains these proteins:
- the def gene encoding peptide deformylase, with translation MALLEILTIPDPRLHKVAKPVAAITPKILSLLDDLLATMYQAPGIGLAATQVNIHQRIVVIDISEEKNQPLILINPEIITHDGLMINEEGCLSIPGVYEDVERAENITVKALNRHDEEILLDADGLLSVCIQHEIDHLNGKVFIDHISPLKRRRIKKKLEKIKRQPL, from the coding sequence ATGGCACTGTTAGAGATCCTGACCATTCCCGACCCACGGCTTCACAAAGTGGCTAAACCCGTGGCGGCGATAACGCCCAAGATATTAAGTTTGCTGGATGATCTGCTGGCAACCATGTATCAGGCGCCGGGTATCGGCCTGGCCGCCACACAGGTCAACATCCACCAGCGCATTGTAGTGATCGATATTTCGGAGGAGAAAAACCAGCCCCTGATCCTCATCAATCCTGAAATTATTACCCATGATGGACTCATGATAAATGAAGAGGGATGCCTCTCTATCCCAGGAGTCTATGAAGATGTCGAGCGCGCAGAAAATATCACCGTAAAGGCGCTTAACCGCCACGATGAAGAGATACTGCTTGATGCTGACGGCCTGCTCTCAGTGTGTATACAACACGAGATAGACCACCTCAATGGAAAGGTTTTCATTGACCACATATCGCCACTAAAACGCCGGCGTATTAAAAAGAAACTGGAAAAAATAAAGAGGCAACCGCTCTGA
- the fmt gene encoding methionyl-tRNA formyltransferase, with product MKIIFAGTPDFAATTLAALLGSEHQICAVYTQPDRPAGRGRKLTPSPVKQLAIQHKLPVLQPLSLRDEAAQQQLAALEADIMVVVAYGLILPQAVLDTPQHGCLNIHASLLPRWRGAAPIQRAIEAGDSETGVTIMQMDAGLDTGDMLLTATCPIKDADTAQTLHDRLANMGSQALLTVLQQLQNAALLPVAQDNSLANYAHKMEKHEAEIDWQQDAPQLSRRIRAFNPWPVCFTWLDGKSLRILSAQPLAQVSHAAPGTVIKEGDEGVEVACGTGVLRLTKIQLAGKRATSATEFIHGRSLLGKLLRQKNE from the coding sequence CTGAAAATCATCTTTGCCGGCACCCCCGATTTCGCAGCCACCACCCTTGCGGCACTGCTAGGGTCTGAGCATCAAATTTGCGCCGTCTACACTCAACCCGACCGACCGGCTGGCAGGGGACGTAAGCTCACGCCATCCCCGGTTAAACAGCTGGCGATCCAACATAAACTCCCCGTCCTTCAGCCTCTGTCGTTACGCGATGAGGCGGCCCAGCAGCAGCTGGCCGCACTGGAAGCGGATATAATGGTAGTCGTCGCCTATGGGCTGATTCTTCCTCAAGCCGTACTGGATACACCCCAACACGGCTGCCTCAACATTCACGCATCACTTCTGCCTCGCTGGCGCGGTGCAGCCCCCATCCAGCGCGCTATTGAAGCGGGAGACAGCGAAACGGGTGTTACCATTATGCAGATGGATGCTGGGCTCGACACTGGCGACATGCTCTTGACCGCAACCTGCCCCATCAAGGATGCTGATACTGCACAAACACTGCATGACCGGCTTGCAAATATGGGCTCTCAAGCGCTGTTGACAGTGCTGCAACAACTTCAAAACGCCGCCCTTTTGCCCGTCGCCCAAGATAACAGCCTCGCCAACTACGCCCACAAGATGGAGAAGCATGAAGCTGAGATCGATTGGCAGCAGGATGCGCCGCAACTGTCACGACGAATTCGCGCATTCAACCCCTGGCCCGTCTGCTTCACATGGCTAGATGGCAAATCGTTGCGCATTTTAAGTGCCCAACCCTTAGCCCAAGTTAGCCACGCAGCGCCTGGTACCGTCATCAAGGAAGGAGATGAGGGCGTTGAGGTGGCCTGTGGCACTGGTGTACTGCGCCTCACAAAAATACAGCTAGCGGGGAAACGCGCCACTTCAGCCACAGAGTTCATACATGGCCGATCACTACTGGGCAAGCTATTGAGGCAAAAAAATGAATAA
- the rsmB gene encoding 16S rRNA (cytosine(967)-C(5))-methyltransferase RsmB, which yields MNNVRALAAKTVQDVAYRGRSLSTQLPPILAQCKPRDKGLLQALCYGALRYHFRLKKILQLQMSKPLKTKDSDIESLLIVGLYQLIYMRTPGHAAVSEAVTATQALKKGWAKGLVNGVLRNCQRNLDTLQAQADTHYSSQYAHPEWLIKKLQRAWPEQWQEVLEANNQHPPMTLRINTQHHTPESYQQQLLKLQIPATLHPHSQAALTLEQPQDVAQLPGFTDGWLSVQDSAAQLAAQLLDTQASERVLDACAAPGGKSCHILERQPQLKTLVAIDSDATRLARVEENLQRLKLSATLHCADASDPSSWWNGEQFERILLDAPCSATGVIRRHPDIKLLRKESDIDELVRVQQRILEALWPLLKVGGRLLYATCSLLPSENSDQLSQFLARHPEAKEHIIAADWGVSCTVGRQILTGEAGMDGFYYGCIEKSA from the coding sequence ATGAATAATGTACGCGCACTCGCTGCCAAAACCGTACAAGATGTTGCCTACCGGGGGCGCTCGCTCTCTACCCAGCTCCCGCCCATACTGGCACAGTGTAAACCCCGTGATAAGGGCTTACTGCAAGCACTCTGTTATGGCGCACTACGCTACCACTTTCGCCTCAAAAAGATACTGCAGCTACAGATGAGCAAACCCCTAAAAACAAAAGATAGTGACATCGAAAGCCTACTCATTGTGGGACTCTATCAACTAATCTACATGCGCACCCCAGGACATGCCGCCGTCTCGGAAGCGGTCACCGCAACTCAAGCGTTAAAAAAAGGCTGGGCCAAAGGGCTGGTGAATGGTGTATTACGCAACTGCCAGCGCAACCTTGACACATTGCAGGCTCAAGCCGATACACATTACAGCAGCCAATACGCCCACCCTGAATGGCTCATTAAAAAATTACAGCGGGCGTGGCCCGAGCAGTGGCAAGAAGTTCTGGAGGCGAATAATCAGCACCCCCCGATGACACTGCGTATCAACACACAACACCACACCCCTGAAAGCTACCAACAACAACTGCTTAAGCTGCAAATCCCCGCCACTCTACACCCACACAGCCAGGCCGCCCTCACCTTGGAGCAACCTCAAGACGTAGCACAACTACCGGGCTTTACTGATGGCTGGCTTTCAGTACAAGATAGCGCCGCACAGTTGGCTGCCCAGCTACTGGATACACAAGCTAGCGAACGGGTACTCGATGCCTGCGCGGCACCCGGCGGAAAGAGCTGCCACATATTAGAGCGCCAGCCCCAGCTAAAAACCCTGGTTGCGATTGATAGTGATGCCACTCGCCTGGCACGGGTAGAGGAGAACCTGCAACGACTTAAACTCAGCGCAACGCTCCATTGCGCCGATGCCAGTGACCCATCCAGTTGGTGGAATGGTGAGCAGTTTGAACGCATCCTTCTCGACGCACCGTGCTCAGCCACCGGCGTTATTCGCCGCCACCCGGATATAAAACTGCTACGCAAAGAGAGTGATATTGATGAACTGGTGCGGGTGCAGCAACGTATTCTAGAAGCACTCTGGCCACTCCTGAAAGTGGGTGGCCGCCTGCTCTACGCCACCTGTTCACTTCTGCCCAGTGAGAACAGCGACCAACTTAGCCAGTTTTTGGCACGCCACCCCGAGGCGAAAGAGCATATTATCGCAGCTGACTGGGGAGTCAGCTGCACAGTTGGACGCCAAATTCTAACCGGAGAAGCGGGAATGGACGGTTTCTATTACGGTTGTATCGAGAAAAGCGCTTGA
- a CDS encoding DUF4390 domain-containing protein yields the protein MKREQPTITTYLLPLLLLLCYQPAFAEKFEIVDAEVSLHNEIYHLSSTIRYPLDTELTTALYRGVVLPIKVIVEVYRPRRYLPDTEIAFLKQRYELRFHALTRQYLVTNYNSGARASYSSLTLALQHLGSINNLPIIDKNLLAEGTEYRLRVRAAINTGLLAIPLKLTSYFYGPWRNESEWWDMPL from the coding sequence TTGAAAAGAGAGCAGCCAACAATAACAACTTACCTGCTGCCGCTACTGTTGCTGCTCTGCTACCAACCGGCCTTTGCTGAAAAATTTGAAATAGTAGATGCAGAGGTATCGCTTCACAATGAGATCTACCACCTCAGCAGCACCATCCGCTACCCACTGGATACAGAGCTAACCACCGCCTTGTACCGTGGCGTTGTTCTGCCGATCAAAGTCATTGTGGAAGTCTACAGACCTCGGCGCTACCTCCCGGATACAGAAATCGCCTTCTTGAAACAGCGTTATGAACTGCGTTTTCACGCCTTAACTCGGCAGTATCTCGTCACCAACTACAACAGCGGTGCTCGCGCCAGTTACAGCTCGCTCACCCTTGCGCTACAACACTTGGGAAGCATCAACAATCTGCCAATCATTGATAAAAACCTGCTAGCAGAAGGCACTGAATATCGACTGCGGGTGCGTGCCGCTATCAATACTGGCCTACTCGCCATACCCTTAAAACTCACCTCCTACTTTTACGGCCCCTGGCGTAATGAGAGCGAGTGGTGGGATATGCCACTCTAG
- a CDS encoding ATP-binding protein — MRPPTTRLNKIRRYLQARPLLSLLPVFLLFLTMLSSLALLSDATQNSARFERQYLQLLAINIVGTLIFITLISFRIAHFIHDFRSNAIGSRLALRLVTIFLLISIVPVSAVYYFSLQFIEKGIDSWFDVRIEQALQDALELSRHSLDLRIKQLIDETSTVVKELQSAKQQHPSQLARLHRKNESAELTLMSITGRIIASSTLESTDILPQKPNDAILMQVRHGYNYVGLEPNQNEQLTIRIVSLVENDTALGESQILQALYTVPQRIGTLLDSVNDSFAYYNEMVYLREPLKNSFTLTLSLVLLLTLLTAVWVALFSSQRLVEPIRVLARGTRAVAAGDYNQQLPLTSYDEFGSLVNSFNDMTRKIAQARDDVSRSQQQIEKERAYLGAVLGGLTSGVLTLDHRYKVRTVNTTARQILEVNFEPLMGKHITQIGKLNEHLQDFSHNTLQQFEQQSHDWQAQLIIFTPHGRKAIMCHGTRLAERRQGVSGYVLVIDDITNLLQVQRDAAWSEVARRLAHEIKNPLTPIQLAAERMRRRYLKTLSTTDGQLLDRSTHTIIQQVQAMEEMVKAFSDYAYTPKLQLTKFNLNQLIDEVVELYRGDRKVTFKQQLDPRLGELQGDKGRLRQLLHNLIKNSVEAVSQQENSQVTLTTTLHGKHPNDHIELCIDDNGPGIPESLLEQLFDPYVTSKPKGTGLGLAIVKKIIEEHGGIITAQNNPHGGTHMALRLPLQYNTPLPEQPKQPHPPPHGRANETALHIGRR; from the coding sequence ATGCGTCCACCAACAACTCGCCTGAATAAAATACGTCGCTATCTGCAAGCGCGCCCACTACTCAGCCTGCTGCCGGTTTTTTTGCTGTTTCTTACCATGCTCTCATCGCTGGCGCTGCTCAGCGATGCAACCCAAAATTCAGCCCGCTTTGAACGACAATACCTACAGCTTCTGGCAATCAATATCGTCGGAACATTGATCTTTATCACCCTTATTAGCTTCCGCATTGCCCATTTCATTCATGACTTTCGAAGCAACGCCATTGGTTCACGACTGGCTCTGCGCTTGGTGACCATATTCCTTCTCATATCGATTGTACCGGTGAGTGCAGTCTATTATTTCTCGCTGCAATTTATTGAAAAAGGCATCGATAGCTGGTTCGATGTGCGTATTGAGCAGGCGCTGCAAGATGCTCTAGAGCTAAGTCGCCACTCACTGGATCTGCGCATTAAACAGCTGATCGATGAGACATCGACCGTTGTTAAAGAACTACAAAGCGCCAAGCAGCAGCACCCATCGCAACTGGCCAGGCTGCACCGAAAAAATGAGAGCGCTGAACTGACTCTGATGAGTATCACTGGCCGAATCATTGCCAGCAGTACGCTGGAGAGCACCGACATACTGCCGCAAAAACCTAACGACGCCATCTTGATGCAGGTGCGGCATGGTTATAACTATGTCGGTCTGGAGCCAAACCAAAATGAGCAGTTAACGATTCGCATCGTAAGCTTGGTCGAGAATGACACCGCACTGGGTGAATCCCAAATTTTACAGGCACTCTACACTGTCCCTCAGCGCATCGGCACCCTACTAGATAGCGTTAACGACTCTTTCGCCTACTACAATGAGATGGTCTACCTGCGGGAGCCACTCAAAAACAGCTTCACCCTCACCCTCTCACTGGTGCTGCTACTCACACTCTTAACCGCCGTGTGGGTTGCCCTCTTCTCCAGTCAGCGACTGGTTGAACCGATTCGAGTGCTGGCACGAGGCACTCGTGCTGTCGCTGCGGGAGACTACAATCAACAACTTCCCCTGACCAGTTATGATGAATTTGGCTCACTGGTCAACTCATTCAATGACATGACCCGTAAAATCGCCCAAGCACGAGATGATGTGAGCCGCAGCCAGCAACAGATCGAAAAAGAGCGCGCCTACCTTGGTGCAGTACTTGGTGGGCTCACCTCCGGTGTTTTAACCCTCGATCACCGTTACAAAGTGCGCACCGTCAACACCACCGCCCGGCAAATTCTTGAGGTAAACTTTGAACCACTGATGGGCAAACACATCACACAGATTGGCAAACTGAATGAACACCTACAGGATTTCAGCCACAACACCCTGCAACAATTTGAACAACAGAGCCATGACTGGCAAGCCCAACTCATCATCTTCACCCCCCATGGGCGTAAAGCCATTATGTGCCACGGCACCCGCCTTGCCGAACGTCGACAAGGGGTTTCCGGCTATGTTTTAGTAATCGATGACATTACCAACCTGCTACAGGTACAGCGTGATGCCGCCTGGTCAGAGGTTGCCCGCCGACTGGCCCATGAGATAAAAAACCCGCTCACGCCCATTCAGCTTGCGGCAGAGCGAATGCGCCGCCGCTACCTTAAGACACTCTCCACCACCGATGGGCAGTTACTGGACCGGTCAACCCATACCATCATCCAGCAGGTTCAAGCCATGGAAGAGATGGTAAAAGCCTTCAGCGACTACGCCTATACACCCAAACTTCAACTGACTAAATTCAACTTGAACCAACTCATTGATGAAGTCGTAGAGCTCTACCGAGGCGATAGAAAAGTCACCTTTAAGCAGCAGCTGGATCCGCGACTTGGCGAACTCCAGGGCGATAAAGGTCGACTGCGCCAACTACTGCACAACCTCATCAAAAATAGTGTTGAAGCGGTCAGCCAACAGGAGAATAGCCAAGTCACCCTCACCACCACGCTGCACGGGAAGCACCCCAACGACCATATTGAACTCTGCATCGATGACAACGGCCCAGGCATTCCTGAATCACTACTAGAGCAACTTTTTGACCCCTATGTCACCAGCAAACCCAAGGGCACCGGACTCGGCTTGGCCATTGTCAAAAAAATTATCGAAGAGCATGGCGGTATCATAACGGCCCAGAACAACCCCCACGGTGGCACTCACATGGCGCTGCGTCTGCCACTACAATATAATACCCCGCTACCTGAGCAGCCAAAACAACCACACCCCCCACCCCACGGGAGAGCGAATGAAACAGCCCTACATATTGGTCGTCGATGA
- a CDS encoding sigma-54 dependent transcriptional regulator, with the protein MKQPYILVVDDEPDIRQLIQEILQDEGYQVTVAKDGEDAHQQIINRTPSLILLDIWMPGIDGITLYKQLLAEGCQAPVIVMSGHGTVETAVEATRLGAHTFLEKPLSMGRLLPAIERALSASQSGKISTQNTHRHQSASQLIGKSPTMQRLREQLAHVAKFSLPVLIEGEAGTGKAFSARYLHHNGTQRDGPFVECHLAALPIQAMINTLFGKEEGGKVTPGKAEQANGGTLYITSIEQLPLEQQDYLIGYLKSGEYFRQGGDTPLKSTCRLICTSTRELPALINDGHFRNDLYHLLKSASIHTPALRKHSEDIPELLTHFVDHFVEKEKLPYRRFGLPLQNQLRNYHWPGNIKELNNIIRQLLITGAEPEVQLNELNGLLRTESTKTTLPSYDELFSLPLREAREAFERRYFTHQMEQQGGVVGKIAKASGVERTHLYRKLRALGIEFKSGK; encoded by the coding sequence ATGAAACAGCCCTACATATTGGTCGTCGATGATGAGCCTGATATTCGCCAACTCATCCAAGAGATCCTCCAGGATGAGGGGTACCAGGTTACTGTCGCTAAAGATGGTGAAGATGCCCACCAACAGATTATCAACCGAACACCCAGCCTGATCCTGCTGGATATCTGGATGCCAGGGATCGATGGCATCACCCTCTACAAGCAACTACTGGCCGAAGGGTGCCAGGCACCAGTTATTGTTATGTCCGGTCACGGCACCGTCGAGACAGCGGTAGAGGCCACCCGCCTGGGCGCACACACCTTCCTGGAAAAACCACTCTCCATGGGCCGCCTGTTACCCGCCATAGAGCGCGCACTGTCAGCATCACAATCTGGAAAGATCAGCACCCAAAACACCCACAGACATCAATCGGCAAGCCAGCTGATCGGCAAAAGTCCAACCATGCAGCGGCTTAGGGAGCAGCTTGCCCATGTCGCCAAATTTTCACTGCCCGTATTGATAGAAGGAGAAGCGGGTACCGGGAAAGCATTCAGCGCACGCTACCTACACCACAATGGCACGCAGCGTGATGGCCCCTTTGTAGAGTGCCACCTCGCAGCACTACCCATCCAGGCGATGATAAACACTCTTTTCGGCAAGGAGGAGGGCGGTAAAGTAACCCCAGGCAAGGCTGAACAAGCCAATGGCGGCACCCTCTATATCACCAGCATTGAGCAGCTTCCTCTGGAGCAACAGGATTATCTGATCGGCTACCTAAAGAGTGGCGAGTATTTCCGCCAAGGGGGCGATACCCCGCTCAAATCGACGTGCCGCCTCATTTGCACCTCAACCCGTGAGCTGCCCGCACTGATCAATGACGGCCACTTTCGCAATGACCTCTACCACCTATTAAAAAGTGCCTCCATCCACACCCCCGCACTACGAAAGCACAGTGAAGATATTCCAGAGCTACTCACCCACTTTGTCGACCACTTTGTCGAAAAGGAGAAGCTCCCCTACCGCCGCTTCGGCTTACCACTGCAAAACCAGCTGCGCAACTACCACTGGCCTGGCAACATCAAAGAGCTCAACAACATCATACGCCAGCTGTTAATCACCGGAGCAGAGCCAGAGGTACAACTCAATGAACTCAACGGGCTACTCCGCACAGAGAGCACCAAAACAACACTACCCAGCTACGACGAGCTATTTTCCCTGCCGCTACGCGAGGCCCGGGAAGCGTTTGAACGCCGCTACTTTACTCACCAAATGGAGCAACAGGGTGGCGTTGTCGGAAAAATTGCCAAAGCATCCGGCGTAGAGCGTACCCACCTTTATCGGAAGTTACGTGCGCTGGGCATCGAGTTTAAATCAGGCAAATGA
- the trkA gene encoding Trk system potassium transporter TrkA gives MKIIILGAGQVGSSVAENLVHEANDITVVDTDVNRLALLQDRLDIRTIEGEASHPQTLERAGAEDADMILAVTNSDEINMVACQVAYTLFHTPTKIARVRSVEYLAYPKLFNQEALPVDVLISPEQLVTDHIQRLIELPGALQVLDFAGGKVQLVAVRAYHDGPLVGHALSTLREHMPKVETRVAAIFRHGIPVPPHGDTVIEVDDEVFFIAARKDIRAVMAELRNIDEKIKRVIIAGGGNIGKRLAKALEKSCRVKLIDHNRERTEMIAAELKKTMVLFGDAADEELLLDENIENTGVFCALTNDDEANILSAMLAKRLGARKVMALINRSSYVDLVQNGTIDIAISPQQAMIGSLLAHVRRGDVVAVHSLRRGAAEAIEAVAHGDRGSSSVVGHAIEEITLPHGTTIAAIVRGETVLIAHHDTVIESGDHVILFLVDKKYVPAVEKLFQVGITFL, from the coding sequence ATGAAAATCATCATTTTGGGTGCTGGCCAGGTTGGCTCCTCCGTCGCAGAAAACCTGGTTCATGAAGCCAATGACATCACTGTGGTGGATACCGACGTCAACCGTCTGGCACTACTGCAAGACCGGCTCGATATTCGCACCATCGAAGGAGAGGCCTCGCACCCGCAAACACTTGAACGGGCGGGCGCTGAAGATGCCGACATGATCCTCGCCGTCACCAATAGCGATGAGATCAACATGGTCGCCTGCCAAGTGGCTTACACCCTGTTCCACACCCCGACAAAAATTGCCCGTGTCCGCTCCGTAGAGTACCTCGCCTATCCCAAGCTTTTTAACCAAGAAGCGCTGCCAGTTGATGTATTGATCAGCCCAGAACAGCTGGTTACCGACCACATCCAGCGCCTGATCGAGCTGCCGGGTGCGCTGCAAGTGCTCGACTTTGCTGGCGGAAAAGTACAACTGGTGGCGGTACGCGCCTACCACGATGGGCCACTGGTCGGCCATGCACTCAGTACGCTGCGAGAGCATATGCCCAAGGTGGAGACCCGCGTGGCGGCCATTTTTCGTCACGGAATACCAGTGCCACCCCATGGCGATACCGTCATTGAGGTTGATGATGAGGTCTTTTTTATCGCCGCACGCAAAGATATTCGTGCAGTAATGGCCGAGCTGCGTAATATTGATGAAAAAATAAAACGTGTCATTATTGCTGGCGGTGGCAATATCGGAAAACGACTGGCAAAAGCACTTGAGAAGAGCTGTCGAGTAAAGCTGATCGACCACAACCGCGAACGCACCGAGATGATTGCCGCAGAACTTAAAAAAACCATGGTGCTGTTCGGAGATGCGGCAGATGAAGAGCTGCTGTTGGATGAAAACATCGAAAACACCGGTGTCTTCTGCGCCCTCACCAACGATGATGAGGCCAACATCCTCTCGGCCATGTTGGCCAAGCGCCTCGGCGCACGCAAAGTAATGGCGCTGATTAACCGCAGCTCCTACGTCGACCTCGTACAGAACGGCACCATCGACATCGCCATCTCACCACAACAGGCGATGATCGGCAGCCTGCTGGCCCATGTGCGGCGAGGTGACGTAGTCGCGGTACACTCACTGCGTCGTGGTGCCGCCGAAGCGATTGAAGCCGTTGCCCACGGTGACCGCGGCTCGTCCAGTGTGGTCGGCCACGCCATTGAAGAGATCACCCTGCCCCACGGCACCACCATTGCCGCCATCGTGCGCGGTGAGACCGTACTGATTGCCCACCACGATACCGTTATCGAATCCGGCGACCATGTCATTCTCTTTCTGGTGGATAAAAAATATGTACCTGCCGTGGAAAAACTGTTCCAGGTTGGCATCACCTTCCTGTAA
- a CDS encoding TrkH family potassium uptake protein, whose amino-acid sequence MQFATIQRIIGMLLMIFSVTTLPPMVVSIIYDDGNLMPFIITFLASLLTGLLIWFPVRNRRKDLRLRDGFVVVVTFWTVLGLTGALPFMLSDNPQLSPTDAIFESMSGLTTTGATVISESIDTLPKSILFYRQQLQWLGGMGIIVLAVAILPLLGVGGMQLYRAETPGPMKDSKLTPRITETAKALWYIYLSLTIICALAYWAAGMSGFDAIAHSFSTIAIGGFSTHDASMAYFNSPLIEMIAVFFMLLAGMNFALHFLAWRSLSLSPYRYDTEVKVYLSILATVAAITVSYLHYNNVFDTFGEALHHGIFQAVSIGTTTGFTTTEFYAWPGFLPVLLLLTSFIGGCAGSTGGGMKVIRIILLFKQGSREVTRLVHPNAQIPIKIGDKVLPERVIEAVWGFFSLYVACFIIFMLIILATGEDQTTAFSAVAACMNNLGPGLGSVGAHFDDLSDTAKWVLSLAMLMGRLEVFTLLILFTPAFWRH is encoded by the coding sequence ATGCAGTTCGCCACAATCCAGCGCATCATCGGTATGTTGTTGATGATTTTCAGCGTCACCACCCTGCCCCCGATGGTTGTCTCAATAATCTATGATGATGGCAACCTGATGCCATTTATCATCACCTTTCTCGCTAGCCTGCTAACCGGCCTGCTGATCTGGTTTCCGGTGCGCAATCGCCGTAAAGATCTGCGCCTGCGGGATGGCTTTGTAGTGGTGGTCACCTTCTGGACGGTACTGGGGCTAACTGGCGCACTCCCCTTTATGCTCTCTGACAACCCACAACTATCACCAACCGATGCAATTTTTGAATCGATGTCCGGCCTCACCACCACCGGTGCCACCGTCATTTCGGAGAGTATCGACACACTTCCCAAGTCAATACTCTTTTACCGACAACAGCTTCAGTGGCTGGGTGGCATGGGCATTATCGTACTGGCGGTCGCCATTCTGCCACTCCTCGGTGTGGGTGGCATGCAGCTCTATCGAGCCGAAACACCCGGGCCGATGAAAGATAGCAAACTCACTCCCCGCATCACCGAAACCGCCAAAGCACTCTGGTACATCTACCTCTCACTCACCATCATCTGTGCGCTCGCCTACTGGGCAGCCGGCATGAGTGGCTTTGATGCCATCGCCCACAGCTTTTCCACCATCGCGATCGGCGGATTCTCCACCCATGATGCCAGCATGGCCTACTTCAACAGCCCACTCATTGAGATGATCGCGGTGTTTTTCATGCTATTGGCCGGGATGAACTTTGCACTGCACTTTCTCGCCTGGCGTTCACTCAGTCTTAGCCCCTACCGTTACGACACCGAAGTAAAAGTCTATCTCAGCATACTGGCAACCGTCGCAGCCATCACCGTCAGCTATCTCCACTACAACAACGTATTTGACACCTTCGGCGAAGCACTTCACCACGGCATTTTTCAAGCGGTCTCAATCGGTACGACCACCGGCTTCACCACCACCGAGTTTTACGCCTGGCCCGGCTTTCTTCCGGTACTGCTACTGCTCACCAGCTTTATCGGTGGCTGTGCCGGCTCCACCGGTGGCGGCATGAAAGTCATTCGCATCATATTGTTATTTAAGCAGGGTTCGCGGGAAGTGACCCGCCTGGTACACCCCAATGCACAGATCCCTATCAAGATCGGTGACAAGGTGCTACCCGAGCGGGTTATTGAAGCCGTGTGGGGGTTTTTCTCTCTCTATGTAGCCTGTTTTATCATCTTCATGCTGATCATTCTTGCCACTGGCGAAGATCAAACCACTGCATTTTCTGCCGTGGCAGCCTGCATGAACAACCTCGGCCCTGGCCTCGGCAGTGTTGGCGCACATTTTGACGACCTAAGTGATACCGCCAAATGGGTGCTTTCGCTAGCCATGCTCATGGGCCGACTTGAAGTCTTTACCCTGCTGATACTGTTCACTCCGGCCTTTTGGCGGCATTAG
- a CDS encoding ABC transporter ATP-binding protein: protein MIEVKNLVFEYPGTLALDNVSLSISEGEIAALVGPNGAGKTTLMRAISGLDTPISGSVRVDGLDVLQYPRQAHQRMGYLADFFGLYDELTLRQALHYAALSHGIGSESLEASIVLAAQRLQLEGRLSQPVKALSRGLSQRLAIAQAIIHQPKVLLLDEPAAGLDPQARKALSDLFLALRDQGMTLLVSSHILAELEEYCSVMVVVEQGRIIDQQSLSTLHAQHEVLRIACATPSPTLPSMLQNYSGVELMSDDQQDCLIQISTDPAVQYQLLQQLLSQGFSVYHFAPAQRNMQESYLQTVKQYQESK from the coding sequence TTGATCGAAGTTAAGAATTTGGTTTTTGAATATCCCGGTACTTTGGCGCTGGACAATGTTTCACTCTCGATTTCTGAAGGTGAAATTGCAGCACTGGTCGGTCCCAACGGTGCAGGGAAAACCACGCTGATGCGGGCTATTTCGGGCCTGGATACGCCGATTTCAGGGTCAGTTCGGGTGGACGGTCTGGATGTGCTCCAATACCCTCGTCAGGCGCACCAGCGGATGGGTTATTTGGCTGATTTTTTCGGGCTGTATGACGAGCTGACACTACGACAGGCGCTGCACTATGCGGCACTCTCCCATGGAATTGGCAGCGAGTCGCTGGAGGCGAGCATTGTATTGGCCGCGCAACGGCTACAGTTGGAAGGTCGGCTGAGTCAGCCCGTTAAAGCCCTCTCTCGAGGGTTGAGCCAGCGCCTTGCGATCGCCCAAGCCATTATTCATCAACCAAAAGTGTTGTTACTGGATGAGCCTGCCGCGGGCCTGGACCCACAGGCGCGCAAAGCGCTCTCGGATCTTTTTTTGGCGTTGCGAGATCAAGGGATGACTCTGCTGGTCTCTTCACACATATTGGCGGAGCTGGAAGAGTATTGCAGTGTGATGGTAGTGGTGGAGCAGGGGCGGATTATTGACCAGCAGTCACTGAGCACCCTTCACGCTCAACATGAGGTGCTACGCATCGCATGTGCAACACCTTCACCAACACTCCCTTCCATGTTGCAAAACTACTCGGGGGTTGAGCTGATGAGTGACGATCAACAGGATTGCTTAATACAAATTTCGACGGACCCAGCGGTTCAGTATCAACTGCTACAACAGCTATTGTCCCAAGGTTTCAGCGTCTATCACTTTGCACCGGCACAGCGCAATATGCAGGAGAGCTATCTACAGACGGTGAAGCAGTATCAGGAGAGTAAGTAA